Proteins encoded in a region of the Pseudomonas denitrificans (nom. rej.) genome:
- a CDS encoding LysR family transcriptional regulator gives MLSQLRDLDLQLLRLFVTVVECGGFSAAQGELGLSQPSISIQMAKLETRLGYRLCERGKGGFRLTPKGEHLLQSTRRLFLAIEGFRDEARGVADKLLGEVRIGLSEGLDVEVLAQLSGAIRRFRQRNEAVSLELITATPAELERMLLQDRLHLAVGYFAGTQAALEHVELFSEPQGLYCGAGHSAFSEKKPTRDSLADADQVLHPYRFIAADEPLQTSRSSARCEQVDGSLAFILSGAHIGYLPRHVAQPWIERGQLRELLRGELGFDVAFSLTRHRGRHPGDAEQAFVSDLLTAFGQHAAD, from the coding sequence ATGCTCAGCCAATTGCGCGACCTCGACCTGCAACTGCTGCGGCTGTTCGTCACCGTGGTGGAATGCGGCGGCTTCAGCGCCGCGCAGGGCGAGCTGGGGCTGAGCCAGCCGAGCATCAGCATCCAGATGGCCAAGCTGGAGACGCGCCTGGGCTACCGCCTGTGCGAGCGCGGCAAGGGCGGCTTTCGCCTGACGCCCAAGGGCGAGCACCTGCTGCAATCGACGCGGCGCCTGTTCCTCGCCATCGAGGGCTTCCGCGACGAGGCCCGCGGTGTCGCCGACAAGCTGCTCGGCGAGGTACGCATCGGGCTTTCCGAAGGGCTGGACGTGGAAGTACTGGCGCAGCTGTCCGGGGCCATCCGGCGCTTCCGCCAGCGCAATGAAGCCGTCAGCCTGGAACTGATCACCGCCACACCCGCCGAGCTGGAGCGCATGCTACTGCAGGACCGCCTGCACCTGGCAGTCGGCTATTTCGCCGGGACCCAGGCGGCGCTGGAACATGTCGAGCTGTTCAGCGAACCCCAGGGTCTCTACTGCGGCGCCGGGCACTCGGCCTTCAGCGAGAAGAAACCGACCCGCGACTCCCTCGCCGACGCCGACCAGGTCCTGCACCCCTACCGCTTCATCGCCGCCGACGAGCCGCTGCAAACCAGCCGCAGCAGCGCGCGCTGCGAGCAGGTGGACGGCAGCCTGGCCTTCATCCTCTCCGGCGCGCACATCGGCTACCTGCCCAGGCATGTCGCCCAGCCGTGGATCGAGCGTGGCCAGCTGCGCGAACTGCTGCGCGGCGAACTGGGCTTCGACGTGGCCTTCAGCCTGACCCGCCACCGCGGCCGCCACCCCGGTGACGCTGAGCAGGCCTTCGTCAGCGATCTGTTGACAGCCTTCGGCCAGCACGCGGCCGATTGA
- a CDS encoding protein-disulfide reductase DsbD translates to MRRLLTLLLLLVALPASAGLFDKPADKGGFAVGQPAKGDFLPVAEAFRVSVEDSDSQQVKLRFINADGYYLYQHRFSFKVEPADSGVSVGEVKLPQGKQHHDDYFGDTVVYYAITDIDVPLVNPQHKPFTLVVSYQGCADKGLCYAPETTRLQIADGQAASVVTGPAPSAAAKSSATSANPLASLLGDHEQGKIKKLGRALAIFFLLGLALTFTPCVLPMLPILSGVVLRGRPGGMRGLALSLAYVLPMAACYAVLGTLMGLFGAKLNLQAMLQSPWVLIPFAAFFVVFAIAMFGAFELRLPGFVRERLDKMANNTRGGSIAGAATLGVLSSLLVSPCVTAPLAGLLLYISSTGDAVGGGLLLFSLGLGMGTPLVIFAVGGGALLPKSGAWMNGVRNVFGVMLLAVAIWMLDRIVSGPVSLTLWGTLAGGIALAIGTLELGPKKPLQRLGQLLGLMLLVYAVAAWTGALRGESDPLHPLGRSGPGLHAGPPTSTPGDWQNITTPAQLNAALASAQAAGRPVLLDWYADWCISCKIIERQVLPAPEVQSQLPGFVLLRFDMTASTEEQRALLDRYNLFGPPALLFFSAKGDEWSDLRIIGETDAATLADRLKQAGTRS, encoded by the coding sequence ATGCGCCGCCTGCTCACCCTGCTTCTGCTCCTGGTCGCCCTGCCCGCTTCCGCCGGCCTGTTCGACAAACCCGCCGACAAGGGCGGCTTCGCCGTCGGGCAACCGGCCAAGGGCGACTTCCTGCCGGTGGCCGAGGCCTTCCGCGTCAGCGTCGAGGACAGCGACAGCCAGCAGGTGAAGCTGCGCTTCATCAACGCCGATGGCTACTACCTCTACCAGCACCGTTTCAGCTTCAAGGTCGAGCCCGCCGACAGCGGCGTGAGCGTCGGCGAAGTGAAGCTGCCACAGGGCAAGCAGCACCACGACGACTACTTCGGCGACACGGTGGTCTACTACGCCATCACCGACATCGACGTGCCGCTGGTGAACCCGCAGCACAAGCCCTTCACCCTGGTCGTCAGCTACCAGGGCTGCGCCGACAAGGGCCTGTGCTATGCGCCGGAAACCACCCGCCTGCAGATCGCCGACGGCCAGGCCGCCAGCGTGGTGACCGGCCCCGCACCTTCCGCCGCTGCCAAATCCTCCGCCACTTCGGCCAACCCGCTGGCCAGCCTGCTGGGCGACCACGAGCAGGGCAAGATCAAGAAACTCGGCCGAGCGCTGGCGATCTTCTTCCTGCTGGGCCTGGCGCTGACCTTCACCCCCTGCGTACTGCCGATGCTGCCGATCCTCTCCGGCGTCGTGCTGCGTGGTCGTCCGGGCGGCATGCGCGGCCTGGCGCTGTCGCTCGCCTATGTGCTGCCGATGGCCGCCTGCTATGCGGTGCTCGGCACCCTGATGGGCCTGTTCGGCGCCAAGCTCAACCTGCAGGCAATGCTGCAGTCGCCCTGGGTGCTGATCCCCTTCGCGGCGTTCTTCGTGGTCTTCGCCATCGCCATGTTCGGTGCCTTCGAGCTGCGCCTGCCGGGCTTCGTGCGCGAGCGTCTGGACAAGATGGCCAACAACACCCGCGGCGGCTCCATCGCCGGCGCGGCGACCCTGGGCGTGCTCTCCAGCCTGCTGGTATCGCCCTGCGTCACCGCCCCGCTGGCCGGCCTGCTGCTGTACATCAGCAGCACCGGCGATGCGGTGGGTGGCGGCCTGCTGCTGTTCTCCCTGGGCCTGGGCATGGGCACGCCGCTGGTGATCTTCGCCGTCGGCGGCGGCGCGCTGCTGCCCAAGAGCGGCGCCTGGATGAACGGCGTGCGCAACGTCTTCGGCGTGATGCTGCTGGCCGTGGCCATCTGGATGCTCGACCGCATCGTCTCCGGCCCGGTCTCGCTGACCCTCTGGGGCACCCTGGCCGGCGGCATCGCCCTGGCCATCGGCACCCTCGAACTGGGGCCGAAGAAGCCCCTGCAGCGCCTCGGTCAATTGCTCGGCCTGATGCTGCTGGTTTACGCCGTGGCCGCCTGGACCGGCGCCCTGCGCGGCGAATCCGACCCGCTGCACCCGCTGGGCCGCAGCGGCCCCGGCCTGCATGCGGGCCCGCCGACGTCCACCCCCGGCGACTGGCAGAACATCACCACCCCGGCGCAGCTCAACGCCGCGCTGGCCAGCGCCCAGGCCGCCGGTCGGCCGGTACTGCTGGACTGGTACGCCGACTGGTGCATCAGCTGCAAGATCATCGAGCGCCAGGTACTGCCGGCGCCGGAAGTGCAGTCGCAACTGCCCGGCTTCGTCCTGCTGCGCTTCGACATGACCGCCAGCACCGAGGAGCAGCGCGCCCTGCTCGACCGCTACAACCTGTTCGGCCCGCCCGCGCTGCTGTTCTTTTCGGCAAAAGGCGACGAATGGAGCGACCTGCGCATCATCGGCGAGACCGACGCCGCCACCCTCGCCGACCGCCTGAAACAGGCTGGAACGCGCTCCTGA
- the aroQ gene encoding type II 3-dehydroquinate dehydratase: MATLLVLHGPNLNLLGTREPDKYGSVTLEQINQDLERRAREAGHHLMHLQSNAEYELIDRIHAARNEGVDFILINPAAFTHTSVALRDALLAVSIPFIEVHLSNVHKREPFRHHSYFSDVAVGVICGLGATGYRLALESALEQLERP, translated from the coding sequence ATGGCGACCTTACTGGTACTGCACGGGCCCAACCTCAATCTGCTGGGCACCCGCGAGCCCGACAAGTACGGCTCCGTCACCCTCGAGCAGATCAACCAGGACCTGGAGCGCCGCGCCCGCGAGGCCGGCCACCACCTGATGCACCTGCAGAGCAATGCCGAGTACGAACTGATCGACCGGATTCACGCCGCGCGCAACGAAGGCGTGGACTTCATCCTCATCAATCCGGCCGCTTTCACGCATACAAGTGTCGCTCTACGTGACGCATTGCTCGCAGTGAGCATCCCATTCATCGAAGTGCACCTCTCCAACGTGCACAAACGTGAACCTTTCCGGCATCACTCCTACTTTTCCGACGTGGCGGTAGGGGTGATCTGCGGTCTGGGAGCCACAGGCTACCGCCTGGCCCTGGAATCCGCCCTCGAACAACTTGAACGCCCGTGA
- the accB gene encoding acetyl-CoA carboxylase biotin carboxyl carrier protein: MDIRKVKKLIELLEESGIDELEIKEGEESVRISRHSKTAAQPIYAAAPAYAPAPAAAPVAAAAAAPAAEAAPAAQNLAGAVRSPMVGTFYRAASPTSANFVEVGQSVKKGDILCIVEAMKMMNHIEAETSGVIGQILVENGQPVEFDQPLFTIV; the protein is encoded by the coding sequence ATGGACATCCGTAAAGTCAAGAAACTGATCGAACTGCTCGAAGAATCCGGTATCGACGAACTGGAGATCAAAGAGGGCGAAGAGTCCGTACGCATCAGCCGTCACAGCAAGACCGCCGCCCAGCCGATCTACGCTGCCGCCCCGGCCTACGCTCCGGCCCCGGCCGCAGCTCCCGTCGCCGCTGCCGCTGCTGCCCCGGCCGCGGAAGCCGCCCCGGCTGCCCAGAACCTCGCCGGCGCCGTACGCTCGCCGATGGTCGGCACCTTCTACCGCGCAGCCTCGCCGACTTCCGCCAACTTCGTCGAAGTCGGCCAGAGCGTGAAGAAAGGCGACATCCTCTGCATCGTCGAAGCCATGAAGATGATGAACCACATTGAGGCCGAGACCAGCGGCGTGATCGGTCAGATCCTCGTGGAGAACGGCCAGCCGGTCGAATTCGACCAGCCCCTGTTCACCATCGTTTAA
- the accC gene encoding acetyl-CoA carboxylase biotin carboxylase subunit, whose product MLEKVLIANRGEIALRILRACKELGIKTVAVHSTADRELMHLSLADEAVCIGPAPAAQSYLHIPAIIAAAEVTGAVGIHPGYGFLAENADFAEQVERSGFTFIGPSADVIRLMGDKVSAKDAMKKAGVPTVPGSDGPLPEDEETALAIAREVGYPVIIKAAGGGGGRGMRVVHKEEDLIKSAKLTRTEAGAAFGNSMVYLEKFLTNPRHVEVQVLSDGQGNAIHLGDRDCSLQRRHQKVLEEAPAPGIDEKARAEVLARCVQACVEIGYRGAGTFEFLYENGRFYFIEMNTRVQVEHPVSEMVTGIDIVKEMLSIASGNKLSIKQEDVVIRGHALECRINAEDPKTFMPSPGKVKHFHAPGGNGVRVDSHLYSGYAVPPNYDSLVGKIITYGKDRDEAMARMRNALDELIVDGIKTNTELHKELVRDKEFCKGGVNIHYLEKKLGMDKH is encoded by the coding sequence ATGTTGGAAAAAGTACTGATCGCCAACCGCGGCGAAATCGCGCTGCGCATCCTGCGCGCGTGCAAGGAGCTGGGCATCAAGACGGTGGCCGTGCACTCGACCGCCGACCGCGAGCTGATGCACCTGTCGCTGGCCGACGAAGCGGTCTGCATCGGTCCGGCCCCGGCCGCGCAGTCCTACCTGCACATCCCGGCGATCATCGCCGCGGCCGAGGTCACCGGCGCCGTGGGCATCCACCCCGGCTACGGCTTCCTCGCCGAGAACGCCGACTTTGCCGAGCAGGTCGAACGTTCGGGCTTCACCTTCATCGGCCCGAGCGCCGACGTCATCCGCCTGATGGGTGACAAGGTGTCCGCCAAGGACGCCATGAAGAAAGCCGGCGTGCCGACCGTACCGGGCTCCGACGGCCCGCTGCCCGAGGACGAAGAAACCGCGCTGGCCATCGCCCGCGAGGTGGGTTACCCGGTGATCATCAAGGCCGCCGGTGGCGGTGGTGGTCGCGGCATGCGCGTCGTGCACAAGGAAGAAGACCTGATCAAGTCCGCCAAGCTGACCCGCACCGAAGCGGGCGCGGCCTTCGGCAACTCGATGGTCTACCTGGAGAAGTTCCTGACCAACCCGCGTCACGTGGAAGTCCAGGTCCTCTCCGACGGCCAGGGCAACGCCATCCACCTGGGCGACCGCGACTGCTCCCTGCAGCGTCGTCACCAGAAGGTGCTGGAAGAAGCCCCAGCCCCGGGCATCGACGAGAAGGCCCGCGCCGAAGTGCTGGCCCGCTGCGTCCAGGCCTGCGTGGAAATCGGCTACCGTGGCGCCGGCACCTTCGAGTTCCTCTACGAGAACGGCCGCTTCTACTTCATCGAGATGAACACCCGCGTGCAGGTGGAGCATCCGGTGTCGGAGATGGTCACCGGTATCGACATCGTCAAGGAAATGCTCAGCATCGCCTCGGGCAACAAGCTGTCGATCAAGCAGGAAGACGTGGTCATCCGTGGCCATGCGCTGGAATGCCGGATCAACGCCGAAGACCCGAAGACCTTCATGCCGAGCCCCGGCAAGGTGAAGCACTTCCACGCACCAGGCGGCAACGGCGTGCGTGTGGATTCGCACCTGTACAGCGGCTACGCCGTACCGCCGAACTACGACTCGCTGGTGGGCAAGATCATCACCTACGGCAAGGACCGCGATGAAGCCATGGCGCGCATGCGTAATGCGCTGGACGAGCTGATCGTCGATGGCATCAAGACCAACACCGAGCTGCACAAGGAGCTGGTCCGCGATAAAGAGTTCTGCAAGGGTGGCGTGAACATCCACTACCTGGAGAAGAAGCTGGGCATGGACAAGCACTAA
- the prmA gene encoding 50S ribosomal protein L11 methyltransferase, translated as MPWLQVRLAITPDQAETYEDALLEVGAVSVTFMDAEDQPIFEPDLGTTPLWSHTHLLALFEADTDETSLIAHLTLLTGGALPEHQIERIEDQDWERSWMDNFKPMRFGRRLWIVPSWHEAPEPEAVNLLLDPGLAFGTGTHPTTALCLEWLDGQELAGQQVLDFGCGSGILAIAALLLGAEQAVGTDIDPQALEASRDNASRNGIDPAKFPVYLPADLPKAQADVLVANILAGPLVTLAEQLTGLVKSGGLLALSGILAEQAEEVRAAYADAFDLDPTAERDGWIRISGRRR; from the coding sequence ATGCCCTGGCTTCAAGTCCGACTCGCCATCACCCCGGATCAGGCGGAAACCTATGAAGATGCGCTGCTGGAAGTCGGCGCCGTCTCCGTGACCTTCATGGACGCCGAAGACCAGCCGATCTTCGAGCCGGATCTGGGCACCACCCCGCTGTGGAGCCACACCCACCTGCTCGCGTTGTTCGAGGCCGACACCGACGAAACCTCGCTGATCGCCCATCTGACCCTGCTTACCGGCGGCGCACTGCCAGAGCACCAGATCGAGCGCATCGAGGACCAGGACTGGGAACGCAGCTGGATGGACAACTTCAAGCCGATGCGCTTCGGCCGCCGCCTGTGGATCGTCCCCAGCTGGCACGAGGCTCCGGAGCCGGAAGCGGTGAACCTGCTGCTCGACCCGGGCCTGGCCTTCGGCACCGGCACCCACCCGACTACCGCGCTGTGCCTGGAATGGCTCGACGGCCAGGAGCTGGCCGGCCAGCAGGTGCTGGACTTCGGCTGTGGCTCGGGCATCCTCGCCATCGCCGCGCTGCTGCTGGGTGCTGAGCAGGCGGTCGGCACCGACATCGACCCGCAGGCGCTGGAAGCTTCTCGCGACAACGCCTCGCGCAACGGCATCGACCCGGCGAAATTCCCCGTCTACCTGCCCGCTGATCTGCCCAAGGCGCAGGCGGACGTGCTGGTGGCGAACATTCTGGCCGGTCCGCTGGTCACATTGGCAGAGCAGCTCACCGGGCTGGTGAAGTCCGGTGGCCTGCTGGCCCTTTCGGGCATCCTCGCCGAGCAGGCCGAGGAAGTACGCGCCGCCTACGCCGACGCCTTCGACCTCGACCCGACCGCCGAACGCGATGGCTGGATCCGCATCAGCGGCCGCCGCCGCTGA
- a CDS encoding DUF3426 domain-containing protein, with amino-acid sequence MSESFITQCPHCQTRFRVNSAQLGAASGAVRCGTCLKVFSAPQNMVGEPTQVPAPAVTTIPPAAAPKPAPAAEPVAPPAPSKAPEPIAAAPVPAPAFNTFTPEKPAAPSAPGTATLGWPLAPHAARHSSDVAEKPAVAEQKVEAKPAPVTEPASAVAATTVIAPAATVTSEPPKPAPAPAAGKKDETLWIHDDLDLDSLNLDEELAKLDEFELSQEFLSIDRAPRPSEALQTRQEEKRDPHDERWAEALIEEEQNGASRTSRQEPSFGRLPIEEPEEPPASARLVADKESEPEEPEEEPEHEPRIDPAPLRVESDDEKLPAFSARRDDDEPDDEDEEPPLADQRGDHRRADPGLGNDGLNDLSDEPLQLDWQKPKSRWGRRLFWLLLVLLALAGLAGQYIAYHFDELARQDQYRPWFAQACPELGCTLPSKVDVEQIRSSNLVVRSHPDFSGALVVDAIIYNRANFSQPFPLLEMRFADLNGQLIASRRFKPSEYLSGELAGQSEMPPQTPIHISLDILDPGPKAVNYSLSFHSPE; translated from the coding sequence ATGAGCGAAAGCTTCATCACACAGTGCCCCCATTGCCAGACCCGTTTCCGCGTCAACTCGGCGCAACTGGGCGCGGCCAGCGGTGCTGTGCGCTGCGGAACCTGCCTGAAGGTCTTCAGTGCGCCGCAGAACATGGTCGGCGAGCCGACCCAGGTTCCGGCGCCGGCTGTCACGACGATACCGCCCGCTGCAGCCCCGAAACCTGCCCCGGCAGCGGAGCCGGTCGCGCCGCCTGCGCCATCGAAAGCCCCGGAGCCGATCGCAGCCGCGCCCGTTCCCGCGCCGGCCTTCAACACCTTCACTCCCGAAAAGCCCGCCGCACCGAGCGCTCCTGGCACCGCCACCCTCGGCTGGCCGCTGGCACCCCACGCCGCGCGGCACTCCAGCGATGTGGCGGAAAAGCCCGCCGTCGCCGAGCAGAAGGTAGAAGCAAAACCGGCACCGGTTACCGAACCTGCCTCGGCCGTCGCCGCGACCACGGTGATCGCCCCGGCAGCGACCGTGACCAGCGAGCCACCCAAGCCTGCTCCTGCACCGGCCGCCGGAAAAAAAGACGAGACGCTGTGGATCCACGACGATCTCGATCTGGACAGCCTCAACCTCGACGAGGAACTGGCCAAGCTCGACGAGTTCGAGCTGTCCCAGGAATTCCTCAGCATCGACCGTGCGCCGCGCCCCAGCGAAGCCCTGCAGACTCGCCAGGAAGAGAAGCGCGACCCGCACGACGAGCGCTGGGCCGAAGCCCTGATCGAAGAGGAACAGAACGGCGCAAGTCGCACTTCCCGTCAGGAGCCCAGCTTCGGCCGGCTGCCCATCGAGGAACCGGAGGAGCCGCCCGCCAGCGCGCGCCTGGTGGCCGACAAGGAATCCGAGCCGGAGGAGCCCGAGGAAGAGCCGGAGCACGAACCGCGCATCGACCCGGCCCCCCTTCGCGTCGAGAGCGACGACGAGAAACTTCCAGCCTTCAGCGCCCGCCGTGATGACGATGAGCCTGACGATGAAGACGAGGAGCCGCCGCTGGCCGACCAGCGCGGCGACCATCGGCGCGCCGATCCAGGCCTTGGCAATGATGGCCTGAACGACCTCAGCGACGAACCCCTGCAGCTCGACTGGCAGAAGCCGAAGAGCCGCTGGGGCCGCCGACTGTTCTGGCTGCTGCTGGTATTGCTGGCCCTGGCCGGTCTCGCCGGCCAGTACATCGCCTATCACTTCGACGAACTGGCCCGCCAGGACCAGTACCGCCCCTGGTTCGCCCAGGCCTGCCCGGAGCTGGGTTGCACCCTGCCCTCCAAGGTCGACGTGGAGCAGATCCGCAGCAGCAACCTGGTGGTGCGCAGCCACCCGGACTTCAGCGGTGCGCTGGTAGTGGACGCGATCATCTACAACCGCGCCAACTTCTCCCAGCCCTTCCCGCTGCTGGAGATGCGCTTCGCCGACCTGAACGGCCAGCTGATCGCCAGCCGCCGCTTCAAGCCCAGCGAGTACCTCTCGGGCGAGCTGGCCGGGCAGAGCGAGATGCCGCCGCAGACGCCGATCCACATCTCCCTGGACATCCTCGATCCGGGTCCCAAAGCGGTGAACTACAGCCTGAGCTTCCACTCGCCGGAATAA
- the dusB gene encoding tRNA dihydrouridine synthase DusB gives MENQSVVRIGSYTLPNRLILAPMAGVTDRPFRQLCRRLGAGMVVSEMVTSDVRLWNSRKSRLRLQHDHEDQPRSVQIAGGDPQMLAEAARCNVELGAQIIDINMGCPAKKVCNKAAGSALMKDERLVADILEAVVAAVEVPVTLKIRTGWDRSNKNGVTVARIAEQSGIQALAVHGRTRADLYTGEAEYETIAAIKQAVSIPVFANGDIDSPRKARQVFEQTGVDALLIGRAAQGNPWIFREIDHYLSTGELLPAPSLHEVQSILLEHLAALHAFYGEEMGVRIARKHVGWYLATLPGAAEFRSQFNRLQDTDAQSASVRQFFAERHNNGEGVAA, from the coding sequence ATGGAAAACCAGTCGGTGGTACGCATCGGCTCCTACACACTGCCCAACAGACTGATCCTGGCCCCGATGGCCGGCGTCACCGATCGTCCGTTCCGCCAGCTTTGTCGCCGCCTCGGCGCCGGCATGGTGGTTTCGGAGATGGTCACCAGCGACGTCCGCCTGTGGAACAGCCGCAAGTCGCGCCTGCGCCTGCAGCACGACCACGAGGATCAACCACGTTCGGTGCAGATCGCCGGCGGCGACCCGCAGATGCTCGCGGAAGCCGCACGGTGCAACGTGGAGCTCGGCGCCCAGATCATCGACATCAACATGGGCTGTCCGGCGAAGAAGGTTTGCAACAAGGCCGCGGGTTCCGCGCTGATGAAGGATGAACGGCTGGTGGCCGACATCCTCGAAGCGGTGGTCGCGGCGGTAGAGGTTCCCGTCACCCTGAAGATTCGCACCGGTTGGGACCGGTCGAACAAGAACGGTGTGACGGTGGCGCGGATCGCCGAGCAGTCGGGCATCCAGGCGCTGGCGGTACACGGCAGGACCCGCGCCGACCTCTACACCGGCGAGGCGGAGTACGAAACCATCGCGGCGATCAAGCAGGCGGTTTCGATTCCGGTCTTTGCCAATGGTGATATCGATTCACCGCGCAAGGCACGGCAGGTGTTCGAGCAGACGGGCGTGGATGCCCTGCTGATCGGCCGCGCCGCCCAGGGCAATCCCTGGATCTTCCGCGAGATCGATCATTACCTGAGCACCGGCGAGCTGTTACCGGCGCCGAGTCTGCACGAGGTACAGAGCATCCTGCTCGAGCACCTCGCTGCATTGCATGCGTTTTATGGGGAGGAAATGGGTGTGCGAATTGCCCGCAAGCATGTGGGCTGGTACCTCGCAACCCTACCGGGAGCGGCGGAGTTCCGTTCCCAGTTCAATCGTTTGCAGGACACGGATGCACAGAGCGCCAGCGTCAGGCAGTTCTTCGCCGAGCGCCACAATAACGGAGAAGGGGTGGCCGCATGA
- the fis gene encoding DNA-binding transcriptional regulator Fis, with protein sequence MTTMTETLVSGMTPVSDNANLKQHLTTPTQEGQTLRDSVEKALHNYFAHLEGQPVTDVYNMVLCEVEAPLLETVMNHVKGNQTKASELLGLNRGTLRKKLKQYDLL encoded by the coding sequence ATGACAACGATGACCGAGACATTAGTGAGTGGAATGACACCCGTGAGCGACAACGCCAACCTTAAACAGCACCTGACCACTCCGACGCAGGAGGGCCAGACCCTCCGCGACAGCGTGGAAAAGGCACTGCACAACTATTTCGCCCATCTCGAAGGGCAGCCGGTCACGGACGTATACAACATGGTGCTTTGCGAAGTCGAAGCGCCGCTGCTGGAAACCGTCATGAACCACGTGAAGGGTAACCAGACCAAAGCCTCCGAACTGCTGGGGCTGAACCGCGGGACCCTGCGCAAGAAACTCAAGCAGTACGATCTTCTCTGA
- the purH gene encoding bifunctional phosphoribosylaminoimidazolecarboxamide formyltransferase/IMP cyclohydrolase: MTDQTTRLPVRRALISVSDKTGVVDFARELAALGVEILSTGGTYKLLKDNAIAAVEVADYTGFPEMMDGRVKTLHPKIHGGILGRRDLDGAVMEEHGIKPIDLVAVNLYPFEATVAKADCDLPTAIENIDIGGPTMVRSAAKNHKDVAIVVNAGDYASIVGALKAGGLTYAQRFDLALKAFEHTSAYDGMIANYLGTIDQARDTLSTEDRGAFPRTFNSQFIKAQEMRYGENPHQSAAFYVEAKKGEASVSTAIQLQGKELSFNNVADTDAALECVKSFVKPACVIVKHANPCGVAVVPENEGGIRKAYDLAYATDTESAFGGIIAFNRELDGETAQAIVERQFVEVIIAPKISEAARAVVAAKANVRLLECGEWPAERAPGWDFKRVNGGLLVQSRDIGMITADDLKIVTQRAPSEQEIHDLIFAWKVAKFVKSNAIVYAKARQTVGVGAGQMSRVNSARIAAIKAEHAGLEVKGAVMASDAFFPFRDGIDNAAKAGITAVIQPGGSMRDNEVIAAADEAGIAMVFTGMRHFRH, encoded by the coding sequence ATGACCGACCAAACCACCCGCCTGCCCGTCCGCCGTGCGCTGATCAGCGTTTCCGACAAGACCGGCGTCGTCGATTTCGCCCGTGAGCTGGCAGCCCTTGGCGTGGAGATCCTTTCCACCGGCGGCACCTACAAGCTGCTCAAGGACAACGCCATCGCCGCCGTGGAAGTGGCCGACTACACCGGCTTCCCGGAAATGATGGACGGCCGCGTGAAGACCCTGCACCCGAAGATCCACGGTGGCATCCTCGGACGTCGTGACCTCGACGGCGCAGTGATGGAAGAGCACGGCATCAAGCCGATCGACCTGGTGGCGGTCAACCTGTACCCGTTCGAAGCGACCGTGGCCAAGGCCGACTGCGACCTGCCGACCGCCATCGAGAACATCGACATCGGCGGCCCGACCATGGTCCGCAGCGCGGCGAAGAACCACAAGGACGTTGCCATCGTGGTCAACGCCGGTGACTACGCCAGCATCGTCGGCGCCCTGAAGGCCGGTGGCCTGACCTACGCCCAGCGCTTCGACCTGGCCCTGAAGGCCTTCGAGCACACTTCGGCCTACGACGGCATGATCGCCAACTACCTGGGCACCATCGACCAGGCGCGCGACACCCTGTCCACCGAAGACCGCGGCGCCTTCCCGCGCACCTTCAACAGCCAGTTCATCAAGGCGCAGGAAATGCGCTACGGCGAGAACCCGCACCAGAGCGCGGCCTTCTACGTCGAGGCGAAGAAGGGCGAAGCCAGCGTCTCCACCGCCATCCAGCTGCAGGGCAAGGAACTGTCGTTCAACAACGTGGCCGACACCGACGCCGCGCTGGAGTGCGTGAAGAGCTTCGTCAAGCCGGCCTGCGTCATCGTCAAGCACGCCAACCCGTGCGGCGTGGCCGTGGTTCCGGAAAATGAAGGCGGCATCCGCAAGGCCTACGACCTGGCCTACGCCACCGACACCGAGTCGGCCTTCGGCGGCATCATCGCCTTCAACCGCGAGCTGGACGGCGAGACCGCCCAGGCAATCGTCGAGCGCCAGTTCGTCGAAGTCATCATCGCCCCGAAAATCTCCGAAGCTGCCCGTGCCGTGGTCGCTGCCAAGGCCAACGTGCGCCTGCTGGAGTGCGGCGAGTGGCCGGCCGAGCGTGCGCCGGGCTGGGACTTCAAGCGCGTCAACGGCGGCCTGCTGGTACAGAGCCGCGACATCGGCATGATCACCGCCGATGACCTGAAGATCGTCACCCAGCGCGCCCCGAGCGAGCAGGAAATCCACGACCTGATCTTCGCCTGGAAAGTCGCCAAGTTCGTGAAATCCAACGCCATCGTCTACGCCAAGGCGCGCCAGACCGTCGGCGTCGGCGCAGGCCAGATGAGCCGCGTGAACTCCGCCCGCATCGCCGCCATCAAGGCCGAGCATGCCGGCCTGGAAGTGAAGGGGGCGGTCATGGCTTCCGACGCCTTCTTCCCGTTCCGCGACGGCATCGACAACGCTGCCAAGGCCGGTATCACCGCGGTGATCCAGCCGGGTGGTTCGATGCGCGACAACGAGGTGATCGCCGCCGCTGACGAAGCCGGCATTGCAATGGTCTTCACCGGCATGCGCCACTTTAGGCATTAA